From a region of the Euwallacea similis isolate ESF13 chromosome 3, ESF131.1, whole genome shotgun sequence genome:
- the LOC136419769 gene encoding AB hydrolase superfamily protein YfhM-like isoform X2 gives MAKKVACIQSISVFGKLRIHCLSFVFGAWVLCKKLLKYVWNPKGSVNMLLRDTPPSFLVDSSIGQHKHVKLKGVKLHYVESGPKDRPLILLLHGFPDFWLSWRFQIPVLSINFHVVALDLKGFGDSDKPTWRSSYKIETILEELTQFIHSLGVSSCIVIGHDLGALLGWYLVHQNPSVVNKFVAVSCPHPNVYWNTFNCTYNYQWLNYVQLPYLPEIDALNEDVKIIDQYHKHLPAKDVNLEAYKYTFSRNEDWTGALNYYRNLSLFKINERLEQTEVPVILISGAKDQYVSLENIIKSTEFCEFFKLKVIDDCGHFPQQENPEVFNNVILKYLIDKSSLPNPIESPSKRLFHGLFGAVSNTVKYGNSVIGTVQKKTNGVVNSIPFTLNLNNVKQ, from the exons ATGGCTAAAAAGGTCGCCTGCATTCAATCCATTTCGGTTTTTGGGAAGCTGAGGATACACTGTTTATCGTTTGTGTTCGGTGCTTGGGTGCTGTGCAAAAAGCTGCTGAAATATGTCTGGAACCCCAAAGGGTCGGTTAATATGTTGTTGAGGGATACTCCACCCTCGTTCCTTGTGGATTCGTCAATTGGACAGCACAAGCATGTGAAACTTAAG GGAGTAAAATTGCATTACGTGGAGTCAGGCCCGAAAGATCGACCTTTAATCCTTCTTCTCCACGGCTTTCCAGACTTCTGGCTCAGCTGGAGGTTTCAAATTCCAGTCCTCTCCATCAACTTCCATGTGGTGGCTCTAGATCTGAAAGGTTTCGGCGACTCCGACAAACCCACCTGGCGCAGCAGCTACAAAATCGAAACAATCCTCGAAGAACTGACGCAGTTCATCCATTCTCTAGGTGTGAGCAGCTGTATTGTGATCGGACACGATCTGGGAGCCCTGCTTGGCTGGTATTTGGTGCACCAAAACCCCAGTGTTGTGAACAAATTCGTCGCGGTTTCCTGTCCGCATCCAAACGTTTACTGGAACACTTTCAATTGCACTTACAACTATCAGTGGTTGAACTATGTGCAATTACCGTACTTACCGGAAATCGATGCTTTGAACGAGGACGTAAAAATTATCGATCAGTATCACAAGCATTTGCCCGCGAAAGACGTGAATTTGGAGGCTTATAAATATACTTTCTCTAGAAATGAGGATTGGACTGGGGCTTTGAACTACTACCGAAATTTATCGTTGTTCAAAATCAACGAACGCTTAGAACAGACAGAAGTGCCGGTGATTTTAATCAGTGGAGCAAAAGACCAATATGTGTCTCTGGAGAATATAATCAAATCCACAGAGTTTTGCGAATTCTTCAAACTAAAGGTTATCGATGATTGCGGGCATTTTCCGCAGCAAGAAAACCCAGAAGTGTTCAATAATGTGATACTCAAATACTTAATAGACAAGAGCAGTCTTCCTAATCCCATAGAATCTCCTTCGAAGAGACTGTTTCATGGACTATTTGGAGCTGTTTCTAATACAGTTAAATATGGGAATTCCGTAATTGGGACTGTGCAGAAGAAAACAAATGGGGTAGTTAATAGCATACCCTTTACGCTTAACTTAAACAATGTAAAGCAGTGA
- the LOC136419769 gene encoding epoxide hydrolase 4-like isoform X1, which yields MAKKVACIQSISVFGKLRIHCLSFVFGAWVLCKKLLKYVWNPKGSVNMLLRDTPPSFLVDSSIGQHKHVKLKVIKLHYVESGPKDRPLILLLHGFPDFWLSWRFQIPVLSINFHVVALDLKGFGDSDKPTWRSSYKIETILEELTQFIHSLGVSSCIVIGHDLGALLGWYLVHQNPSVVNKFVAVSCPHPNVYWNTFNCTYNYQWLNYVQLPYLPEIDALNEDVKIIDQYHKHLPAKDVNLEAYKYTFSRNEDWTGALNYYRNLSLFKINERLEQTEVPVILISGAKDQYVSLENIIKSTEFCEFFKLKVIDDCGHFPQQENPEVFNNVILKYLIDKSSLPNPIESPSKRLFHGLFGAVSNTVKYGNSVIGTVQKKTNGVVNSIPFTLNLNNVKQ from the exons ATGGCTAAAAAGGTCGCCTGCATTCAATCCATTTCGGTTTTTGGGAAGCTGAGGATACACTGTTTATCGTTTGTGTTCGGTGCTTGGGTGCTGTGCAAAAAGCTGCTGAAATATGTCTGGAACCCCAAAGGGTCGGTTAATATGTTGTTGAGGGATACTCCACCCTCGTTCCTTGTGGATTCGTCAATTGGACAGCACAAGCATGTGAAACTTAAGGTAA TAAAATTGCATTACGTGGAGTCAGGCCCGAAAGATCGACCTTTAATCCTTCTTCTCCACGGCTTTCCAGACTTCTGGCTCAGCTGGAGGTTTCAAATTCCAGTCCTCTCCATCAACTTCCATGTGGTGGCTCTAGATCTGAAAGGTTTCGGCGACTCCGACAAACCCACCTGGCGCAGCAGCTACAAAATCGAAACAATCCTCGAAGAACTGACGCAGTTCATCCATTCTCTAGGTGTGAGCAGCTGTATTGTGATCGGACACGATCTGGGAGCCCTGCTTGGCTGGTATTTGGTGCACCAAAACCCCAGTGTTGTGAACAAATTCGTCGCGGTTTCCTGTCCGCATCCAAACGTTTACTGGAACACTTTCAATTGCACTTACAACTATCAGTGGTTGAACTATGTGCAATTACCGTACTTACCGGAAATCGATGCTTTGAACGAGGACGTAAAAATTATCGATCAGTATCACAAGCATTTGCCCGCGAAAGACGTGAATTTGGAGGCTTATAAATATACTTTCTCTAGAAATGAGGATTGGACTGGGGCTTTGAACTACTACCGAAATTTATCGTTGTTCAAAATCAACGAACGCTTAGAACAGACAGAAGTGCCGGTGATTTTAATCAGTGGAGCAAAAGACCAATATGTGTCTCTGGAGAATATAATCAAATCCACAGAGTTTTGCGAATTCTTCAAACTAAAGGTTATCGATGATTGCGGGCATTTTCCGCAGCAAGAAAACCCAGAAGTGTTCAATAATGTGATACTCAAATACTTAATAGACAAGAGCAGTCTTCCTAATCCCATAGAATCTCCTTCGAAGAGACTGTTTCATGGACTATTTGGAGCTGTTTCTAATACAGTTAAATATGGGAATTCCGTAATTGGGACTGTGCAGAAGAAAACAAATGGGGTAGTTAATAGCATACCCTTTACGCTTAACTTAAACAATGTAAAGCAGTGA
- the LOC136419740 gene encoding uncharacterized protein, whose protein sequence is MPRSRTIQPEANVIEPSMDQEARIFIKAPPFSRTDPELWFSQLESQFFINGVTSDDLKFHTTIGIMDTESLIYVRDLVIKPPMINKFQTLRRKVLDALVESQEKKYKKLFSQLQLGGKKPSILLSEMNSLGGSSLQEEMLKTLWMQRLPHNMQTILTACSLPLSKVANIADKIADVEFSQVSQIRSEVCTSSPNEINKNTSSEEFKHITKRLDKLERQIRSHSKLRSSKFRRNSPSRDLQNSSWCWYHQNYQEK, encoded by the coding sequence ATGCCACGTTCTAGAACCATCCAGCCAGAAGCTAACGTCATCGAGCCCTCTATGGATCAAGAAGCTAGAATCTTCATTAAAGCTCCACCATTTAGTAGAACAGATCCAGAATTGTGGTTTTCTCAAttggaatcacaattttttatcaacgGAGTGACTTCAGACGACTTGAAATTCCACACTACTATCGGAATTATGGACACAGAAAGTTTGATTTATGTTAGAGATCTAGTTATTAAACCTCCCATGATCAACAAGTTCCAAACCCTTCGTCGAAAGGTATTGGATGCCCTAGtagaatcacaagaaaaaaagtataagaaacttttttcgcaaCTCCAACTCGGAGGCAAAAAGCCTTCCATACTTCTATCCGAAATGAACAGTTTGGGAGGCTCTTCACTTCAAGAAGAGATGTTGAAAACCCTTTGGATGCAGAGATTACCTCacaatatgcagaccattttAACGGCATGTTCCTTGCCATTATCAAAAGTGGCGAATATAGCCGATAAAATTGCTGATGTAgagttttcccaagtttccCAAATCAGATCAGAGGTATGCACAAGCAGTCCCaatgaaatcaacaaaaatacatcttcagaagaattcaaacacatcactaaacgtttggataaattagagaggcaaatcagatcccattcaaaattaagatcttctaaatttcgaCGCAATTCACCCAGCAGAGAtcttcaaaattcttcatggtgctggtaccatcaaaattaccaagaaaaataG